From Impatiens glandulifera chromosome 7, dImpGla2.1, whole genome shotgun sequence:
tatttttagtacaaataaataaatttatttaaatactttttaaataattcaataattatcaatttataacttaataaattaaattaacaggAAACTTTCATGTTAGTTCAACTGACAAAAAGTAtaattctaaaattacaaaaacgGGAATAAGAGTATTAGGGTTCGATTCatacaaaaaaacataataagtTGAGAAGAGAAAGgaagtttataaatttttgtttcaataaattagaatattccTTAAATTTAGTtacttcttattttaaaaaaaataacattaagcttataaaattttgtttcaatAGTTACAACATTCCTCAAATTTAGTAACATACTTTTCTCATTTTTAAGTCACTACTTATAAGGAATGTGaaatttatatacttattttttctcttaagtGACTCTTTGTAATGAATTATGTAAAATTCTACATTAGACCTTATCAATAAGATTTCAGTACTTTCTCTTTTTTCAAGTTTAATTTAGTATATGTcgttataaattcatttaataatttttctcaaaaatatttattaatttctgaTATCATCTACCttataaaatggaaaaaaaaaagtgtaatgTGAAAGAGAAtagacaaatatttatttttatttttacagttTCACGTTATTCTTATTctcacaataaataatttttatttgatatgttcaatcatttattttattgttataaaaaaaattaaaaatgattttcaataaatataattcaaattaaaataaacaataattaattatatttatacttaattaaaaacatCTATTCAAATATTGGTTATCATTCatctaaacatttatttttataaattatctttaatcatcactcaatactatttttttattagttttccataattaacaaattaacctccaaaatataatttaaagtaaaaataatgtaatttaatattaaaattaattatctaatactaattttatttatttattttttctattattacatatatcaaaaataaattagttaattactaacgttaaaattatatatgagaggattaattaattgaattaaaatatatatatatatattattttattctcttatatatatttattaaatataatatatattttaaaatatatatatttatatattttgatatatgatttattaattctccatattattattctaaaatatatataaataaataatgaagatATATAAGAAGGAaatcaatgaaaaaaatagagagaaatataatttaaagtaaaaataatataattaattttaaattttattatctaatactaatttgatttattcacttttctattattacatatttcaataataaattaattaattactaacaggttaaaattatatatatttaaaaattaatatatgagagaaataattatttgaattaaaaaatatatatttattaaatataatatatattttaaaacatatatatttatatattttatttatttattctaattttaattactctaaaataaatataaataaataataatgataagaagaaattaatgaaaaaaatataaataaaaataaaaataatatatggcCACAGGATTAAGTACCTGgacaataatacaatttaatactaaaattaattatctaatattaattgaatttatttatttttttattattacttatttcaattataagtaaattataaaaaataataataataatatgtcatgtttaaaatttttaataaattacaaataatatattaaaataaaaaatagaatactctcatttcacatttattcactacaataaaataatttatcttctcacatatctattacatttttttttttcaaatgaagttctaatctcgtgaccttaaactTTCAATTTGACCAAtcatatttgattcatattttttaacatttagcatTGTGACCTCatattttggtcaatcaaatatttgattcatattttttaaccactttcaattgataccggtctattattcATCGGTTCCCAATCACACttgattaaagggttgtacttgtttttgttaggttgcaaaatcgaaacatacctatagcattttttattttttatttaaccgtTTAagttaagtttatggacgggtcaacctacaatccgacccaaatatccatttattctcacatatatatccaaattaaccacagctctcgacccgacaattcagacattttaaaattaaacatcattttatatatatatatatatatatatatatatatataaattagtaacgttaaaattatatatatttaaaaattaatatatgagaaaaatgataaattgaattaaaaataataattttttattctcttatatatatttatatattttgttattaaatttattaattcttcctgttattactctaaaatatatataaataaataaggaggATAAGAACGAAGTTAATGGAAAAGATTATGATACGAAGATAAGAACGAAGTTAATggaaaaaattatgatatttttcgtAGTTTTGACTGAGGATAGCTATTTATAGCCAACTAAACCAAAGTCGGTTGAATGATTGAGTGAATCGAATTTTAGACAAAAGCCCACTAATCGCTTTTGTTTGTGCTCGATTGTTTTCATCTAATTAGGACATCATTACCTCTATGATCATAGGCAAAATGATTATCATGTTATGGTGATTATTTCAGTCTTTGAATCATCGAATTTGGTTGAGTATCGACTGAATTTCATTCTTGAAATAATGGGCACACGGGACCTTATTAATAGAGCATGCAGGAATTTTTTGTGGGGAGACAAACCAGAGCGGAGAGGCATTTCGGTTGAGGCATTTCGGTTGATGTTCATCATGTTTTACATGAGGAAGATAATAATCCTGGGTTGAAACATCATCGTTTCGAGCCGAAATGCGAACGCGAGTCTGGGCGCATCGTTCCGTCAGCGGTCCGTTGCGATTGGGCGTTCCATCCGCGTCTAGGCTAACGGCGTTGAGGCGTGCGTTAGTTAATCTAGTGTTACGCGGGAGCGCTTTTCTTTTGTTGCAGTGAGCGATGCGATTTGTTGTTGTGCGTAGATTGAGATTTGGGCGCTCATCCTATGACTGTGTGGTCTATTGTAGTCGTTTCTCTTGTTTTCGGCTACATTGGATCGCGACCATTTTTCAGcctacaaaatatacaaaatatttaaatacacacaaataattattttgttcatttttgtGTGCGTATATTTTgggttttaaataattaatttgagataaaatgtatacaacatttattttaaattatttattttagtctcttaaaattaatttgggattaAAAAGTAATACAACATTTATACAAACTAGCATGTGGCCCgtgtatttgcacgagtaataatataaaaattcaagaaaaaaaatacgttaaaaatgtgactttataatttaattcaatatatttttatttaattattaaaaattatgacaaaacttatatttatccactcgttttatttaaattttttgttattttttaagcctacccaaaatcatattaattaattacattagaataattaattgactcgaAGATCTTCAAAAAGAACAATAAGATCTCCATACGAATCCACAAGTTTTCTAGATTTAATCTCTGACATCGTCATGATGATGGTATTGTGAATAATCCTTAACGGCCTACTTTCATTGTTAAAAGTTCTCAAATTTCTTTCCAACCAAATAATACACTAAAAAATTATAGGGATATAGACTCATCTTCGAAGTCTCGCATTTTTAGTCGCCCTAATCCATGTCTCTCAATATCCACTCACAGTTTCCGGCAATTttatgcatcattatatataaaaattattttattttattttttttggcaTTTGTTTAAATTGTTTGGGatttgattattataataattaattcaattaatggTTTAATCTTGGTTTggcttgattttgattattttgaattttttttatctaaaataattatttcaatatttataaattatgtatgTGAAATTTTAGTGCTTAATTTTTCGTTTGTATATTTGAAACCCGTTGAAAATTTGAGTTTCTATATATCCCCTCTCTTAGTTAGATAGTGTTACTATGTGGTCTTGTCCTGAGAACTTATTTCTAAAGTTGAAAGGTCTCGGATTTCATCAATATCATTTATCTTGTTacaaaattcattaatatttgtacaaaatattaatgttCCCACATATACCAACTTCTCACGAGCTTTgtttcttaaatataaaattgattgGATGCTATATGACTGAAATTAAATCATAAGACACGGCAATATATGATTAACTTATAATTTCATTAACATTTTTACAAATGATACAAGAAGTTAAAGCTAAGACAAGAGAGGCTTTTCCATGTCGTAAGGTTCACCGCCTTCTAGTGCGACAGCTCCGGGATAGGAAAACCCTTCTTTACCCTTTGCCCAAAGGAAGAAATATAGACCCGTAAACATTAAGACCATCCCAAATAAACTACAAAAACATTAAGAGATAacatttatatatcaataatttgattatattaatcATTAGTAAAAACTCTAAACCATTTTTGTATACTACCTTCCAATGGGGAGCACTTCTCCTAAGGTGAAAAATGAGACAATGGCGGATACAACCGTCGAAATGGGACTGAACATAGACACGAGAACCGGCCCTCTTTTCTTTATTGCCCATCCATTGAAACTAAAGCAAACTCCACTTATCGTCCCTCCCTAAATAACAATAACGCGGGTGTAAGTGTAAAGACTCGAAACcataatattgtttatataataaGTTCTTATTACTTACCAAAAGACAATAGCCAATTAGGTCTTGGGTACTAATGACATCAGGCATCCAAAATTCAAGCTTATGATTACGGATAAATTCAATCACTAATGTTATAAACACACCAATAAGTGATGTTATTGTACATATTGAAACCGGGGCAGGAAATTCTGTCAATATTTTAGCCTGCATACattaataataacttaatattaatCAAGTCATGAACcagtattttattaattagatttaaacCTGCAAGACTATGTTACTCGAGAGAACCACGACAGCAGCCACGAGGTACATACAGCCCATGACCTTGTTTTGATCGAAATAAATCAAACCGTCGTCGTCGTGCGATGATGATGTATGATTTTGTTTTGGTAATTCGGTGGTGTTGTTTATTGAACTTTGCATAATGCTCATTGTTAATGCACCTATTACACATAGTAATGTACCGACAATCTTCACTTTACTGTAAATACAGCTTAGCTTAACTTTCTCTAAcctacattaattattaataatttgattaattaattatactttgagatgaaatttaggaaattaattatatgaaaacCTGAAAGCTACTGCGATGATAAAGATGAGCCCTGGAGCAAGATTTGGCATGGCGGTTGCTATTGCGGGTGATGTAAGTTTTATTCCCTTCAAGAATAATGTTTGGAATAATGTTACCctgaaataaataacatttgATAATTAAGGTATCTTTGTATTGTATTTGTGATTATACTTGAACATAAAATACCCTAAAATTAGTGGAATAGTTAACTTTTAatctattataaaaattaagtctGGTTTcagtttgattatttaaataattttaacctaatcaaatcataattctaatttatttcattaattaaaatattaaaataaactacaTTCATCTGTcactattttactttttaaataattaaaaattttgaaaaacacaTATAGAAGATCTAAATTTCGAGAGTTTGggtaaacttaaaaaattatgaataaagcgattaaataatcataaattttgcataattttatatgaattgaaaatatatttgaataaaataaaattaaattaagaaattaagggttATACTCAAGTTTTTAccataaaaaacaaataataattttcggGTTGGGCTGATATAGATCTCTGAATCCGAACAAGACCTATAAGCCATAAATATGAGAAATAGTGTACTTACCCTGCAAACGCCATTAAAACAAGCTGAAAAAACAATCTGAGAGTGAAATTCTTGGGCCATTTGCTTCtgaaaaaagaattataacATTAGAAATGAGTTAaaattaagagagagagagagagaatagaAATGAATGGAAGAACAGACCTTTCGAAATAAATGgaaggaagagagagaacaaGGAAAGTGGAAAAGGTGGAGAAGATGACAATGGTTAAAGGATTAAGACCCAATTCCATGAGATAACTTAACAAAACTGAATTTCCTGCATATACAAACTGGACTGCAACCAGCCCTGTAACTATGGCAAAATCTTCAAACATCTCTCTTTTTCCGGCGCCGGCGCCcatttcactttctctctctctcttttgaTATTTCCTTATTAGAATTCACAGCGCATTGTTGATAACCCACGTTTCTTATCTCTTCTAACGTGGTGGGTTACCTTTCTCCTTCAATAGATGATCGTACTATCACGTCTCTATCTCTATCATTCTAAGGAGGGTAAATAGTAAATAGTAAATAGTAAAATTGCAGAAAAGGTGAATTATTtgttgtttgttgtttgttggACGATATCATATTCATCCACACAAATAAAAGTTAGTCCTgtctcaaaaaaaaaagatgagagagaaagtgacGTTTGCTTTTGTTTGAAAGGGAAGATTCTGAATGCCACTATATTATGTGTTTCTAATTAATTTTCGGACAAGTCAATTATTGGTCAAGCTTAAACTAAATATCTGGAATCTATTCTAATATCATTTGTTTCTCATTAATTTTCGGATAAAACATCTATAGCGAGATTAATTAATGGAAGAGATACGATTATTTCTGAATGTTTTTAATTGTTaagtctttaaattttaaaaaaaaaaaatatagtttaaaaatagaaatagacTTAAAGcctagttttttttctttgattattaaaataaaattcaatttttattttaaaacttaacaatcacactttaattataaaattcaatttttattttaaaacttaacgatcacactttaattattaaaatatcaaaattatcttttacttaaataatttattttatattattcaaaattaatattaatatatatctaatatttattttattacattatcaaatttattttcatataaattaaataaaaaaattatttcattaaaaatatatatatcaaataaaaataaattcacaatataaataaaactataatatagtatattatctaatataccatttaaattttaaataattctaataaataattaaataaatatattaataaataaaattgaatatatttaaataaaaatattaattaatttataaatatatttcatctaaattaatatttatataaaaattattgaaagtttTTGAAATAAACTAACTCTTTACAATCATTCtaaccaaatttaaaaaaatatattttttcattcaaccatgtacaaaagaaaataaagaactaAAGAggtcaaaatataataattatgtcttattcttttttaataaataagattgtttttattaataaaatttaatatatatatatatatataatatttattttattatatttaaatataaattaaattataaaattatttaattttaaaaaattatattaattacactaaatataaattaaactacaatataaatacaattataacatatcatattatataatataacatttaaattttaaataattcaaataaataattatactacaaaataaaattgaatatatttgaataaaagatattaattaatttataaatatatcttatttaaattagtatccatttaaattattatttttatattaataaaagttaatattaacctgtataattttttaataattagtttattatattttaaaatttatttgaatataaattaaattatttcatttaaatagattatttaGAAAGTGAAGGAGAGTATATGTGGTAATAAAATTTGGAAGtgagatatttttataatttagtcaAACCGTGGTTATTTGAAAAAGGTTTGAGTCTCTTATATTAAAAGTTGGTGTATTGCTTTATTAGAGAC
This genomic window contains:
- the LOC124946169 gene encoding WAT1-related protein At5g47470, encoding MGAGAGKREMFEDFAIVTGLVAVQFVYAGNSVLLSYLMELGLNPLTIVIFSTFSTFLVLSLPSIYFERSKWPKNFTLRLFFQLVLMAFAGVTLFQTLFLKGIKLTSPAIATAMPNLAPGLIFIIAVAFRLEKVKLSCIYSKVKIVGTLLCVIGALTMSIMQSSINNTTELPKQNHTSSSHDDDGLIYFDQNKVMGCMYLVAAVVVLSSNIVLQAKILTEFPAPVSICTITSLIGVFITLVIEFIRNHKLEFWMPDVISTQDLIGYCLLGGTISGVCFSFNGWAIKKRGPVLVSMFSPISTVVSAIVSFFTLGEVLPIGSLFGMVLMFTGLYFFLWAKGKEGFSYPGAVALEGGEPYDMEKPLLS